The genomic segment AAGGATATGAGCCACAAGGTGATGATTTGATGGAAAGATACACTCGGATTGAGTGAcctaattaaaaatttgatttatgcttattattttcaatgatTGACATATTCTAAGTAATTCTGAACATCAGGAGAccatgattttaagttatggctcaaatttgaaatatgtTTAGAAATCCCTTAGGTTGGTGATTTTGGTTTAAATGAGTTTATCTCGGGATAGATTATTAGTATTTACGGCTATAAGCACAACCATATGCCTAAAGCTTAGACCTCATTAGCAAATTAAGTGTTGGCTTTGTGGGAAGGATGATGGCGTGTAAAACGTGAGTTTCATGGAGCAAAAAATCCTACCTTGTGACTTTGATATTCCGTTAATGGCTTTGGCACTAGGCAATGACTTTAATGTGGCATAAGTGATTTTATTACTAAACGTATTTGTTCTGATGAAACAAATATTTGATACGATCTAGGAAGGATTGTTCTTTTATATGTGTTTGATGGGCAACTCTGTTTGAATAAGCTTCCCGAGACTTGTTTTGATCAATGATTCTGATTTAAATATCATATGTGAGCCTAGATAATGAGGCCAATTACCAGCGTGAGAGATATATCTGATGGGATAATATTGGGCCTCATTAAGAGGCCGAATTTGGATGACCATGAGTGGCTTATGAGTTATTGGGTAGTATATAAGTATATACTAGCAAAGAGAGTTATGACTAATGTGACACGCGATGCGTGGAATTGTTGTGAGGATAAGAATACATGCAAATGTTGGAAAAAGGCAATGATTTCTTACCCTAATGTAGACCTGGTGATGTTTTGGTCTTGATATGCTTGTGGAGACAAGGAcaagaaaaatgtgaaaagtGTTTCTCTCACATGTAAAGAGTGCCTGATAAAGATAAGGCAAATATGGAATTAAGATCCACCATTGGTGTTATGATTTAAGCATTGGAAGGGACAATTAGACAAATTTGTAGTTGTTTTTATGGCCAATGTTCTGTGTCGAGGAGTTTGAAAAGATATGTGAAATGCGTGAGAATTACGCTTCAAGTGCTTAAATAGCACTAATATATCAAGTCCCTAGTATGAATTCTGATTAAACaatatttgttttgaaaaGTATGTGATGTCAGAAGGTGGGGTAGAAGTAGACCGTAAAAAAAGGAAACGGTGGAGAAACAGCCAAGGCCCATGCTAGTAAGTGAGGCATATGAATTATTTGAGGGGCTAGTTGACTATCCcaatgaattatttaaaactttGCTTGGATGTATCCCATGTGTATGTACAGACTCACAGGGgacattaattattaattggTTTTGGGAAAGGCTTCAAGAAACACGTTAAATGTTTGATTGGGATGTTAAATGTGGCTCAACATCCATAAGTGGATGGTCTATAAGAGCTTATGATATGAGTGCTTGAGAACATGTTAAGAGATTATTACATGGACTTGTCAGAATTTGACTAGACTAGTAGTTAGTGTAAATTAATGTGTAACATTTTAACGATAAGGAAATTAATGCTCTGTAATTGCAAGTGAGACATGTTTGATGCTTGAACCATGCTCAACCAATTAGctatgattttaagttgtgactgtcacgacccaattttcggcccatgaccgacgcatgagcccaatggacgtagcccactaagcccaagcaagtcTATCTATATGATCAatttatcattccatcaaaattgctaaagtcacatttttcataatttcaattcgAAATATTGATAACGATTACCAACTCGTCAtagcattaccaatcaaaatatacatgtaAGGTTTAAGGCATACATCTTAATACTTTACATCATATGTAcgtatttacaaacaaaaacgACTCTGggcttccagcggagtgaccaaaGTGCAGGAACGGCTACTAAATGCCAACATACATACCAAGAAGACGAAACTACGTGAACACCTCAACCTAAGTTCcaactgcctcttgatctgaaaaacatgaagttgaaaaacgtgagtataaacccagtgagggaaaaaggaagggaacaagcaacaaNNNNNNNNNNNNNNNNNNNNNNNNNNNNNNNNNNNNNNNNNNNNNNNNNNNNNNNNNNNNNNNNNNNNNNNNNNNNNNNNNNNNNNNNNNNNNNNNNNNNNNNNNNNNNNNNNNNNNNNNNNNNNNNNNNNNNNNNNNNNNNNNNNNNNNNNNNNNNNNNNNNNNNNNNNNNNNNNNNNNNNNNNNCActacagcggaaaggcattctcgcgaGATTCAGGTggccaaaatagaaagtttctcgctgcagcgagaagcttcagtaactttttcactgcagcgagaatcaagCCAATGTAaccctccaaacccgagagtttttcgctgcagcgagaaacaggacCCCAAccacaaattttcattctctcaaggAAATGCCATTTAGCTGtaaagacaaaatcaacttgaacatgcttagaaattctcaaggtttaacataCAAGATTCACAcgtattacaaccatataccatactcatgaactttctataacacacatatttatatatatatacgcaTCATCATGTATACCATCCCaccatcatcagctcatgtgcactccccactcgcacatagctgggtcataatcagctcatgtgcactccacactacacatagttgggtcatcattagctcatgtgcactcccacatgcacaaagctaggtcatcatcagctcatgtgcactcccacacacacatagctgggtcatcattatcacataaaaaaaaaacattgaatgcatattatacatatcaacatattgtgataacacatgaaCCATTATATGGCACactttcacaagatagaaacatacaccaaaggcttgttccctaggtagatttttaaggaaaagttggataaaatcattcaaatgttttgtgcaaatacattcacattcccaaaataattttgaaatgcaagttcactcaccgatattcgttaaatctttactcaactccaacttcttctaatggtccaaatggggtgatggggcttcgttggaacctatcatcacattagcatcatcaccatcaacccaacttagcattaatactattccaaagccattttctaaattgagttctactagtcattcttACTAGCCTCCAACTatcattaaatggctattatttgcactactctagtaacactaaaaatgattaaacaatctcaacaataaaatactcacaaatcaaattactagacattatcaacaactaaaaaaaaaaagtttaattcactactcaccttggtagctttgtaaatttgaaattctttccaataatttccaagctattatagaaactccctctttctctctctaaaatatctagctagtgagagagaatatggaagtaagacttttcaagggttttaaagtgaaagagtgaaagagcacaaaggttctatgaaagggtgcacaaaagcatgaacaTTGGAGCTAGCTTgaaaaagttatggaagcttgaagagaactcccatggaggatgaagaaacatgagagggaaaaaggaagaagaagaagaagctgctagaaatgtgagaagaagctgttgaaagataatatttatagctcaagcttattcaactccacttaaattacgaaaatgcttttaacaagttagcttgttctccaCCAATTCttggtgcaatctttttactcttttgatactgggacaaggtccataatagtctagaaatactcaagttcacgaaaacttaaaaattttgacccaagatgaaaaatgaccattttgccccatattttggaaatcatcattatttttatttctttcgtcatttaatccttattttcatcattcatttatgccttaggcctacttaagccttaaaaatgtttgaaagcatacttctaggggctcactaaagaaatgacaaaattacccttggcTCGGGTTATCACGTCTACACCTAGTTACTAGCCTATAggggtcaaggtctcacagtgAGGGTGATAACATAGTTCTTGAATTAGCTTTTATTTGATGAGGAGACGCTTTGGGGTACTTAGCATTGAGATGCTTCTAGATAAATTTGAAGTCAAATATGTTAAAACGTGTGATATTGCTTTAATTGAATGAAATTCGAAGACGAATTTTATAAGGAGGGAATAATGGAACACCCTTGATTTTGATATGGCCTATACATGATAGAGGCTAAGTTATTGAAGAGTAAATTTGAACCCCGATTTGTATGCTTGTGGAGTATGTATATGAACTATTATATGTAGAGAGAAtaatcttgaaattttttgtaCATTTAAAGACTTCTTTGATGATATGTGAATGTGTTAAGTGTAGAAAGCATGCCTTATGATACTTAGGCAAAAATTTAATGAACACATTTGAGGAATCCAAAGGTTTAATGCTTAGATTTGAGTTTTGATCTTATGTTTGAGTATTTGAGTAAAAGATTTGAGTCATATATGAATAGTTTAAGGTTGTGGAAGAGATTTAGAATGGGTTTAGACTTTAAAAGGAACAATTTTTACAAATCTAGACCTAAGAAGTCGACCTTAGTGCGTAGAGGGTCGATCTTGTGAAGTAAAAAATAGGGGATTCATGTATTTTAGTCCAAGATCGACTATAAGCCCTCTATAGTCAATCTTAGGAGGaaaaaattggagaaatgtAAAACCTTTCGATCCAGGATCGACTATAAGCCCTCCATAGTCGATCCTTTTAAGGAATATTGAGTAAAAAGTGGACATTATGGTCTAAGATTGACTATAGGCCCTCTATAATCAATCTTGTGAATTGGAAATGAGTTAAACATAAAACTTTCTGGTCCATAATCAACTATAGACCATCCATAATTGATTCTAGGCTACCCAATTAGCCTAAAAAGGGCTTAAAAGCCCTAAAACCCGAAATtccttcatttttctcttattcctttgttcttccacccttttctctcaaatttcatACCATTCAAAACCTTCAAACTCCAATAACAAATCTTGGATTCTAAGTGTTAAGGGTAAGGGCTTTCACTCCCAAAACCTTAATTTGCatggttttcattttttctttctaccCATTTGCAACCTTAAACCACAAATGAATTTTTAGAGCTATTTGGAGTGAATTTGGAGCTAAGAATCCTGCAATCCAACCTCTAAGGTATTTTTTCAACTCATTattcaaggatttgagctTATATTTTGGATTGCTAAggatttagttaattttagaaaagttggcattttttgaaagttaagatttaattagttttgtGATGTTTTGATGTGTTTAAAGGAAGATTAAACAATTTGGATGCGTTTGTGAGCTGAAAGAAGATTGGGAGGCTAAAGATCGAAGCTTGGTTGTGGAGCACCTCTAAACAATTGGGAGGCTAAAGATCGAAGCTTGGCTATGGAGCACGTCTAATTTGTCACTATGAGgggatttaattaaatgcttGTGATATATCACACATAATAACATGCACTACCATGGTACTAAGTGTTGTGTATGCCTAGATGTTTATACCTAGGTTGAATGAtgatatatgtacatatatatatgtatgtgtgtTTGTACATATGTTTTCTTAGAGGTATGTGCTTAGGGTAGAGAACAAATATGATTGTATGCCTAAATAAGGATGCTTAGGCTAATTAGTTATCTGAGATAGGAAACTTATGTTTGTGTGATTTATGGTGAGCCACATGGTGGCATTGTGTTGGAATCCCATGGTATGCATGCCCTAGAGCAAGAAACCTACCCATGGTGCAATATGAATTATGGATTAAGGATCATGCCAAATTATGGTGAATGGATTGCCCAATGAGGTACATGGGCATGATATGTACTTAGGTTAATGGCATAGTGATTAAGGTAATGTTATACAGGTGAAGCCAAAGGGCCATGTTTGCCTATGGACATGATATATGCATCAATGCAGATGTAATTGTGGTTGATTTGAGGCTATGGATAAGGTTATTAAGCCATGATCGATTGGATTGAATATGATGAATACCCATATAGCGTTAAAGGCATGAAGGcctataaattaattatattctaTCTGATGACGCCTTAAAGATTTAAAGGCACTTGGGATTATACCAAGCTTAGAGATGACTGAAGCTAGTTCATTTGGAATATGGTTTGATGTGGACAAATGGAATGTCACAAGCAAGATGGCCTGATTTATGGATATGTGTTTTTTCTGAGGGATGAATTTCAGacgttgatttgatttgatgatGAGTTGAGTCCAACCCTTGGGACTAAGTGTGTGCTTGCAAGGATGGTGTAAGTAGGGACAGTAGTGTTAGTTTCGCTTGTGATTTTCGCCTGCAATGCTTTGATGCCATCTTTTGAGATTACTCTAGGTGATGCCATTCGTTGGGAGATTACTCTGAATGATGATTATGTGTATGATGTTACTTGTTTGAGAATACTTCGGGTTATGCCATCCGTTGGGGATTACTTTGGACAATGATTTGATTCTCCACTTGTTGCTTTGACATGCACATGATCTAACTCTCCACCCATTGCTTTGGCACATGCATGATCTAACTCTTCGCCCATTCCTTTGGCACGTGAATGATTTATTTCTCTACCAGTGACTTTGCCCTGAATGTGATTTGACTCAGTCGATTGGCCACCatgaattattttactatGTCCAAGGAAAACCACTCAAAAATTGTGATATGATTTGTGAATGATGTGACATAGCCTCAGATAGGCTCAGATGAAATGATTTGAACGATTATGATATCTCAGCAACTAATGTGTGCCTATGTATGTTTATATGGATATAGCTTTGAGGATAAGCCTAATAACATATGTATCAATTTAGAGACTCCCTAAGAATAATTGATGTGCCCCAAAAATGAGAGATGTATGATTGAATTATGGTTGATATTTGATGGAACGCTTTGAGGTAAGCGAATTATAGATATTGAATATTGTGATTATGCTCGACTACTAGAGTAAGCCTATGGAGCCTAATTTAATGACGGCTTTAAAGTTAAGCCTTAATTTGATATGCTTTAATGTGGTGACATAGAGTTtagaaaattataaatgtGATACGCCATTGAATTGTGATCTGGCAAGGTATAAAACGATGAGATGTGTACGTGGGATATTAGGATGatcttcaaaatttcatcttttGGAGATGTTTTCTTATATTTGACAAACGGCTAAATATGCCAATATGTGTGTGTGAGTTATTATGCTATGTTAGCACCCCCCATCACTGAGTATTAAATAACTCACCCCATTGTTTTACTATGTGCAGATAAGTAAAGCTACAAGATTGTGTGGCTAGTGTCATTTCGTTGGACGAGCACACATTTGGCATCCGATAGGGTTCCATCCCATTGGTCACTCCGTTGAGTTCGAACTATGTTAGCTTTCGCTGGTGGTACTAGTTTCCCAACCATGTATATTTAGGTCTGTTTAGGCACGATGATGccatttatatgtatataaggGTTGTATGATACAAACCCGCTATGATGACCAATGTATGGCCTTGTGAGAAATGTATTAAATATTGTGTATGAACTATGTGCAAAGgaaatatttatgtatttaaatttaaatattatatgaatgtatgagattGAAAATCCTTTGGCAATGTGAATATGTTTGGCAATTTTGACGTTTGCTTGGGTTTGACTTGCCAGACTTGTGCACCAGTCACAAACCCCTGAGTTTGGGTCATGACACCTAACTATACTATTTTGGATTGTCACCACAAGAAAGTAAAGTTTGAGTACCTCAAAGAGATGTCGTTCTATATTCAGGGAGATCGAAGCATGGCCTCGAGTAGTGTGGTGTCGGCCATGACCCTCATTAAATTCATGAGACACGGATGCCAAGGATTTTTGGCAACAGTCTTGGATATCTTGGTGGATGTGGGTAATGTGGCAAATATGCCAATTTTGGGAGATTATGTTTATGTGTTTCCGTAGGAGTTACCTGAATTACTTCAAAAAAAAGTTGTCAATTTTGCATACGTAAATATAcgtatcgaacaagtaatacagtgatgaagtagagtatcgttcaCATGAAAATTTGTTCCTAATTCTTTACTAAGGGCTAAAATTTAGTGTAGTGTTGGCTATGACCCTCATTAAATTCATGAGACACGGATGCCAAGGATTTTTGGCAATAGTATTGGATACCCAGGTGGATGTGGGTAATGTGGCAAATGTGCCAATTTTGAGAGATTATGTTGATGTGTTTCTGTAGGAGTTACCCAAATTACTTTCAAAAAGAGTTATCGATTTTGCACATGCCAGTATATGTATCAAACAAATAATATAGtgatgaagtagagtatcgttctCACGGAGATTTGTTCTTAAATCTTTACTGAGaactaaaatttataaaacaaattattcttatttaagtaatccaaaaattgaagaaaaactaattaaaaacaactaaaatcaacactaaataaactaacaaactaaataagttGAGAAAAGTAGTATATTAaagacctaagattataagTTCATCCAATATTTCATTTGATACTaactttttttgttatttatctttccttGGTAGTTTTATTAacctaaaattcaaaattatagACAAGTCTCCATCGAGTTGCTTGTACAAATACgtaacttaattagtttactatatgtctatatgaatcaattaaattaagttcattaagcaagtGTCTTAATGTGactatgtatggcaattgatGTATGTCTACCCAAATTATGAATCAGATCACTTAAGTGACACGAACATACACTATTTAAACCTTAATTCAATCTAAAATTTCTCTGttgagtctcaattagattcacaaatcgaTTAATTATTGGTCAGACAATTAAAAGTACTAAGAACGAATTTGAATAAGTAAAATTACATctattcataataaataaaagagaaaatttataTTCATGAAGCCCAAAACTTATCTTGACCTTGCCACCAAGCAAAAAAATgggtaattttcaaaattttttttgaatatttaatgtttttaatttattcaaaattgaataaaattattataagtgtttcataattaaaacataaaaacaaaaaagaagccTTCCATAtcattttactcaaaaattattttcaaaaattatttcataaattacCTAATTATTTCTTGGATGATTTAAAGAgtgaattttataattttataaataattttatgaacaaataaacatataaaccGTTTAGGAAATGCTGAGATTATGATTAACTAATTATAGCCACCATCAGATTATTCGGATCCCCTCCATCAAACTCCGAATCATTTCTCTGATTCCCCCCCAAATACCAAACCGAATCCATTCCTTTACCCTACAACGGGTAACCTCATTTCCAATTGCGTTTCTCCAAAGCGGAAACCGGCCATGGCCGCCGCCCCTAATCCTCGCTCCTCCTCTTCTAACCCTCCTCCTCCGAACCGTTTCGTCTTCTCCGCCGATTATCCGCCCCGAGTCTCGCTCACTCCCAGTCAATTCAACTACTGCTCTCAGGCTCTCAAATTGTTTTCCGAAAAGCTCCTGATGCCCCACGAAATTACCCGAGAGTTCGCTCGCTTGCAGGTGCCTCCATTCCTaatattaattagtttttgCATTTATATATTGTTTTCCGGAACtgggtttttaatttttgtgttATTATTTGTAGGCAAATAGGATTAGACCTTCGGAGATGGCGAGGAGCTGTACAGTGGGTCTTAACAGTGTAAATTTGAACAAGAATCGATACTCTGATGTTGTACCATGtacttaaaaaaatgtttataTTCTTTCTTAAGTAAATTTCCTTGGTTGATTAGTTTGTGTTAAtcattaagaattttttttttgtcaaattgaattttattgagcGGACTTCCTTTTAATGGTTTCAGTTGACAAAAATAGAGTTGTTCTTAACTCATGTAAAGATTACAGACCAGCTGCAAAGGGTTATATCAATGCCAGCTTCATCACGGTAGATTTCTATgttctttatattttagttGAAAGGAATTTATATAGGGTATTTGGTACTACTTTCAtccattttgacctttttaggATTGTAATGTTTTTAATGTAGACTTCTTCGTCAGAGAACATTTCTCAGTTTATAGCCACACAGGGTCCAATACCACATACCTATGAAGACTTCTGGGAGATGGTGATCCAACGTCATTGCCCTGTCATTGTGATGCTTACTCGGTTGGTTGACAATTATAAGGTACTTCATTCTGTAGGGGCTTATCAAAAGAACTTCATTCTGTAGGGGTTGATGTGAACCTTTTGGTACCTTGAGAGTTGAAAATGGTTGAGTTTGACTATATGCTGTTTCTAGTCCAAAATATTCATGGTTTGCAGCTATGCATGTCTAGTTAAACCAGATTGTTCATCTTTCCAGGTTTGGTTGGCTTATATAAGTAGTTGGTTTTATGTGCTGTTTGTGTGTGATGCAACTAAAtactgttttcttttttcaaaatatgatCTAGATGATTATTTATTGTATCACCATCATTTCACAGGAGATGAAAACTTGCTCTTGCATTCTTTCAAAACCACTGGAACACGTAGGCTcatactctttttctttcttttggtcAAAAGGTAGAttgatatttattaatatgtaTGTTCATACCATATGAGCAAATCCTATTGGTTTTAATATCATATGAACAAATCCAATTGGTTTTCTTTTGGGAGTATACTTGCTGGTTGTAATGTGATTTAAATAAGAGATGCAGTAATTATGAGGCAGCTTTGTTGTTTAGTCTCTTTATCACTCATTATATatgttttcatttcttaactCTCTTGCCTGTGGACTGTACAGAAAACCTTAAGAAGCTCCTGAAGTTATTATCTGAATTAGTTGTTTTTGATGTCGATATTTTCAGTGATGATAGAGAGTTTTGTGTCataacatttttcctttacaCTTTTTGGTTGAGTAAGCACAATTTCATGTTTCTAGTCTTCATTttggttttctctttttttttggtttattcTTATTTAGAATTTATCCTGTGCAGGTGGTAAAGTGTGGAGATTACTTTCAAGTAGAAGGTGTTCCTAGACAATTTGGTAATATCTGTATCGATACAAAATGGATACAAGCAACAGACACCTCATTACTGCTACGCAGCTTGGAAGTAAATTATAGCGAGGTatgatttttgttattctttaaaaagaaCTTGCAGAAGAAATGCTAATAATGGTTTGTACTGCAATGGCCAAAAGGCTGGAGGTTATtcttaagagaaaagaaagttttTCCATCTAATAATAACCTATtcatatatttcttttgtagtGTATTTGATAGAAGATTGCAAAATGCATAGTTCCCTTCAGGATTTTGTTGGATTCTTAATACTTTTCCTTTGGAAGTATTAATTCCCAAAATTAGCCTGGAGCCTTAGCCTTTATTAATAACTTcttttagtaattttttccCTAGTAACCTCAGAACAGATTCTGGAGTGACTTTGTAAGTTggatatattattaattaattgttatgGAAGGTATTGGAATACTGAAGCGAAATTTAAAGTCATTCTTGTTTGTCAAGTTAAAGTATAATGTTGTGAGTAGTTACTCTGAAGAAAGTGGACAATCAGTTCCTGTTATTGCAATATATTATACAGAGACTGAGGCTAATGCCATAAGAGGACTCTTCTCTTACTTTAACCCCctaaaaaattcattcttcCAAGGTGAACTAATTTTCTATGTCATATAGTATTTGTTTAAGATTTA from the Theobroma cacao cultivar B97-61/B2 chromosome 8, Criollo_cocoa_genome_V2, whole genome shotgun sequence genome contains:
- the LOC18593127 gene encoding protein-tyrosine-phosphatase PTP1 yields the protein MAAAPNPRSSSSNPPPPNRFVFSADYPPRVSLTPSQFNYCSQALKLFSEKLLMPHEITREFARLQANRIRPSEMARSCTVGLNSVNLNKNRYSDVVPFDKNRVVLNSCKDYRPAAKGYINASFITTSSSENISQFIATQGPIPHTYEDFWEMVIQRHCPVIVMLTRLVDNYKVVKCGDYFQVEGVPRQFGNICIDTKWIQATDTSLLLRSLEVNYSESEDPPVSVLHIQYPEWPDHGVPVDTLAVREILKRVLKVPPNLGPIVVHCSAGIGRTGTYCAIHNTIQRILVGDMSALDLANTVSTFRSQRIGMVQTMDQYIFCYKAIVDELRDLVSEFSSEYSSKC